From the genome of Candidatus Methylomirabilota bacterium, one region includes:
- a CDS encoding branched-chain amino acid ABC transporter permease, which translates to MSGLLFGGVYSLMAVGLTLIFGVMRVVNFAHGDMMVWGMYLAFVLATRAGVDPYLAFAACAAALFVLGFAVQRALVDRILDAPHEMQILLMLGVALVLENVALVVFGPEPTRVRSALSTATIWLGPVFLDVARLVTFGVAIVLSWALYVFLFRTDLGRTMRAAADNPYGARVIGTDVRRVYAVAFGVGAACVGAAGALVAPIVPFQPPTGLSLSVTSFNIVIIGGMGSLLGAFVGGLLVSVAESLGAVFLTPSLKELASFSLLILILLFRPAGLFGRRAS; encoded by the coding sequence GTGAGCGGTCTGCTGTTCGGCGGCGTCTACAGCCTGATGGCCGTCGGCCTCACGCTCATCTTCGGCGTCATGCGCGTGGTGAACTTCGCCCACGGCGACATGATGGTGTGGGGGATGTACCTCGCGTTCGTGCTCGCGACGCGCGCGGGCGTGGACCCGTACCTGGCGTTCGCCGCCTGCGCGGCGGCGCTCTTCGTCCTCGGCTTCGCCGTCCAGCGCGCGCTCGTGGACCGCATCCTCGACGCGCCCCACGAGATGCAGATCCTCCTCATGCTCGGCGTCGCCCTCGTGCTCGAGAACGTGGCGCTCGTCGTCTTCGGGCCGGAGCCGACGCGCGTGCGCTCCGCGCTCTCGACGGCCACGATCTGGCTCGGCCCGGTATTCCTCGACGTGGCCCGGCTCGTGACCTTCGGGGTGGCGATCGTGCTGTCGTGGGCGCTGTACGTCTTCCTGTTCCGCACCGACCTCGGCCGGACGATGCGGGCGGCGGCCGACAACCCCTACGGCGCGCGCGTGATCGGCACCGACGTGCGCCGCGTCTACGCGGTCGCCTTCGGCGTGGGCGCCGCGTGCGTAGGGGCGGCCGGGGCGCTCGTCGCGCCGATCGTGCCGTTCCAGCCGCCCACGGGGCTCTCGCTCTCGGTCACGTCCTTCAACATCGTGATCATCGGCGGGATGGGGAGCCTCCTCGGCGCGTTCGTCGGCGGCCTGCTGGTCTCGGTGGCCGAATCGCTCGGCGCGGTCTTCCTCACGCCCTCGCTCAAGGAGCTGGCGAGCTTCTCGCTCCTGATCCTGATCCTCCTGTTCCGGCCGGCGGGCCTCTTCGGCCGGCGCGCATCGTGA
- a CDS encoding ABC transporter substrate-binding protein, with amino-acid sequence MASTRLNRRTFLWTTAAGTAVLGVPRPLRAQAPTFKIGAIHPVTGPLAEPGQACRVGAQMAVDAVNAAGGIKSKGGVKLELLVGDTQSKPENGRVEAERVVNQGARMLMGSFDSGSTNAMVSVAQQKRVPFLVDIAAADPITANVAKSVREGQQKVQYVYRNFPTGSGFGRRAVQYFTEIFAAAGVSPKRVVLMYCNDLFGQNQARGFQAAHKAANPSWEIVESIPWPEPPSDLSTEVSRAKALKPDVIAPITRPASAQLLLPEIRKQRVEMLGIVGPGSPGLYEAGQLAALKEDLEYVLTSVPWVNFKNPKTPAVADEYRKRSGGKTFDTNSGYSYDAVFVIADVLERAARLDDPDAIVEALKTTDYAAGLMQYGGPIRFNEVGDNQNAIPTMIQILGQRPVAVWPKEAALQKFVFPRPKA; translated from the coding sequence ATGGCGAGCACCCGGCTGAATCGTCGCACCTTCCTCTGGACCACCGCCGCGGGCACGGCCGTCCTCGGCGTCCCGCGGCCGCTCCGCGCGCAGGCGCCGACGTTCAAGATCGGCGCGATCCACCCGGTCACCGGCCCGCTCGCCGAGCCCGGCCAGGCATGCCGCGTCGGCGCGCAGATGGCCGTGGACGCGGTGAACGCGGCCGGCGGGATCAAGAGCAAGGGCGGGGTGAAGCTCGAGCTGCTCGTCGGCGACACGCAGAGCAAGCCCGAGAACGGGCGCGTCGAGGCCGAGCGCGTCGTGAACCAGGGCGCCCGGATGCTGATGGGCTCGTTCGATTCCGGCTCGACGAACGCGATGGTATCGGTCGCCCAGCAGAAGCGCGTGCCGTTCCTGGTGGACATCGCCGCCGCCGATCCGATCACGGCGAACGTCGCGAAGTCGGTGCGCGAGGGCCAGCAGAAGGTCCAGTACGTCTATCGCAACTTCCCGACGGGCTCGGGCTTCGGGCGCAGGGCGGTGCAGTACTTCACCGAGATCTTCGCGGCGGCGGGCGTCTCGCCCAAGCGCGTCGTGCTGATGTACTGCAACGACCTCTTCGGCCAGAACCAGGCGCGCGGCTTCCAGGCCGCCCACAAGGCGGCGAACCCGTCGTGGGAGATCGTCGAGTCGATCCCGTGGCCGGAGCCGCCGTCGGACCTCTCGACCGAGGTCTCGCGCGCGAAGGCGCTCAAGCCCGACGTCATCGCGCCGATCACGCGCCCCGCGTCCGCTCAGCTCCTGCTGCCCGAGATCCGCAAGCAGCGCGTCGAGATGCTGGGCATCGTCGGCCCGGGGAGCCCCGGGCTCTACGAGGCGGGCCAGCTCGCCGCGCTGAAGGAGGACCTCGAGTACGTGCTGACGAGCGTGCCGTGGGTGAACTTCAAGAACCCGAAGACCCCGGCGGTCGCCGACGAGTACAGGAAGCGCTCGGGCGGCAAGACGTTCGACACGAACTCCGGCTATTCGTACGACGCCGTCTTCGTCATCGCCGACGTGCTCGAGCGGGCGGCCCGGCTCGACGACCCCGACGCGATCGTCGAGGCCCTGAAGACCACCGACTACGCGGCCGGTCTCATGCAGTACGGCGGTCCCATCCGCTTCAACGAGGTCGGCGATAACCAGAACGCGATCCCCACCATGATCCAGATCCTGGGCCAGCGCCCGGTCGCCGTCTGGCCGAAGGAGGCCGCTCTCCAGAAGTTCGTCTTCCCGCGGCCGAAGGCGTAG
- a CDS encoding branched-chain amino acid ABC transporter permease: MKWLGALAVLALLALPAVLNSYGVTIFILIFFYAFLGQAWNVVGGYAGQLSVGHAAFVGVGGYTAAMLSIEKGLTPWLGMFAGGALAALLGAVIGYLGFRFGLRGFYFVLLTVAFAEICRIAVSNIDALGGALGLYITFTGDPRQFQFQDNRVYYYIALGLMLAATGIVALLERRRFGIYLTAIREDEGACEALGVDTLKYKLLAMILSSFLTGIGGTFYAFYLFSLQPGTMFGIPLSVEIILRPIVGGAGTLLGPLLGSFILTPLAELSRLYFGQSGLHGLHLVAYGLLLIGVVLFLPQGAYPYLRRLIAGTRA; this comes from the coding sequence GTGAAGTGGCTCGGCGCCCTCGCGGTCCTGGCGCTGCTCGCGCTGCCGGCCGTGCTGAACTCCTACGGCGTGACGATCTTCATCCTCATCTTCTTCTACGCCTTCCTCGGCCAGGCCTGGAACGTGGTCGGCGGCTACGCGGGCCAGCTCTCCGTGGGCCACGCGGCCTTCGTCGGGGTCGGCGGCTACACCGCGGCGATGCTCTCGATCGAGAAGGGGCTGACGCCGTGGCTCGGCATGTTCGCCGGCGGCGCGCTCGCGGCCCTCCTGGGCGCCGTGATCGGCTACCTCGGCTTCCGCTTCGGCCTGCGCGGGTTCTACTTCGTGCTCCTCACGGTGGCCTTCGCGGAGATCTGCCGCATCGCCGTCTCGAACATCGACGCCCTCGGCGGCGCGCTCGGCCTCTACATCACGTTCACCGGCGATCCGCGCCAGTTCCAGTTCCAGGACAACCGCGTCTACTACTACATCGCGCTCGGGCTGATGCTCGCGGCGACCGGGATCGTCGCGCTCCTCGAGCGGCGGCGCTTCGGGATCTACCTGACGGCGATCCGCGAGGACGAGGGCGCGTGCGAGGCGCTCGGCGTCGACACGCTCAAGTACAAGCTCCTCGCCATGATCCTCTCCTCGTTCCTCACCGGGATCGGAGGGACCTTCTACGCGTTCTACCTCTTCTCGCTCCAGCCCGGGACGATGTTCGGCATCCCGCTCTCCGTCGAGATCATCCTGCGGCCCATCGTCGGCGGCGCCGGGACGCTCCTCGGCCCGCTCCTCGGCTCGTTCATCCTGACGCCCCTCGCCGAGCTGTCGCGCCTCTACTTCGGCCAGAGCGGCCTCCACGGGCTCCACCTCGTGGCGTACGGCCTGCTGCTGATCGGGGTCGTGCTCTTCCTGCCGCAGGGCGCGTATCCCTACCTGCGGCGGCTCATCGCGGGCACGCGCGCATGA
- a CDS encoding ABC transporter ATP-binding protein, translated as MTGALLEVTGLSKRFGGLQAVRDLSLRVAEREIVALIGPNGAGKTTAFALISGFLTADAGAIRFRGRSITGLAPHRVCALGMARTFQITRPFPRLSVLRNVMIGALGRHAEPREAEARARAVLDELGLAAKAERPAGGLTLAERKRLELAKALATEPVLLLLDEVMSGLNDAETERLVAEVRAINARGMAILLIEHVMRAVMSLASRIVVLNYGERIAEGRPEEVANDPRVIEAYLGDEPA; from the coding sequence ATGACCGGCGCGCTGCTCGAGGTGACCGGGCTGTCGAAGCGTTTCGGTGGGCTCCAGGCTGTGCGCGACCTCTCGCTCCGAGTGGCCGAGCGCGAGATCGTCGCCCTGATCGGCCCGAACGGCGCGGGCAAGACGACCGCGTTCGCCCTCATCTCGGGGTTCCTCACCGCCGACGCGGGGGCGATCCGCTTCCGCGGCCGCTCGATCACCGGCCTGGCGCCCCACCGCGTCTGCGCGCTCGGCATGGCGCGGACGTTCCAGATCACGCGCCCGTTCCCCCGGCTCTCGGTCCTGCGCAACGTGATGATCGGCGCGCTCGGGCGCCACGCCGAGCCCCGCGAGGCCGAGGCGCGCGCCCGCGCGGTCCTCGACGAGCTGGGGCTCGCGGCGAAGGCCGAGCGCCCCGCGGGCGGCCTCACGCTCGCCGAGCGCAAGCGGCTCGAGCTCGCGAAGGCGCTCGCGACGGAGCCCGTGCTGCTCCTGCTCGACGAGGTGATGTCGGGGCTCAACGACGCGGAGACGGAGCGCCTCGTCGCCGAGGTCCGCGCGATCAACGCGCGCGGGATGGCGATCCTCCTGATCGAGCACGTCATGCGCGCGGTGATGTCGCTGGCCTCACGGATCGTGGTCCTCAACTACGGCGAGCGGATCGCAGAGGGCCGGCCGGAGGAGGTCGCGAACGACCCGCGGGTGATCGAGGCCTATCTCGGCGACGAGCCGGCGTGA